The Populus trichocarpa isolate Nisqually-1 chromosome 11, P.trichocarpa_v4.1, whole genome shotgun sequence genome has a segment encoding these proteins:
- the LOC7472295 gene encoding O-fucosyltransferase 8 isoform X1, with product MGKQGSPRSPRPDVVNVKDYHTRSSECLPGSDPILGRRLSGGDNNWKTKVALLHDLKHEYGKLGSCKAVYVGKRHLWFRKHVKSIVFMFALMGSLFLLDSFMVSLFDSINLQNSSPSRTSSDLKGGRTAYANEEEPPVQMYSRLQNLAYSALSEKELKQEPSNFWEEPWKASLWKPCADRKESEKSGQPDKSNGYIMVSANGGLNQQRVAICNAVALASLLNATLVLPRFLYSNVWKDPSQFGDIYQEEYFVNVMKDEVNLVKDLPSHLKSLDIEAIGSLITDADIVKEAKPIDYLTKVLPLLLQNGVVHLLGFGNRLGFDPLPSRLQKLRCKCNFHALKFVPKIQEAGSLLIRRIRKYDTAQRMLDKQLVGEFLPGSPSKKHDSERGPSKYLALHLRFEVDMIAYSLCDFGGGEKEKRELQAYRESHFPLLIERLKHSKPISSSELRNLGRCPLTPEEAALVLAGLGFKRGTYIYLASSRIYGGESRMHSFTSLYPNLVTKETLLTPSELAPFRNFSSQLAALDFIACATADVFAMTDSGSQLSSLVSGFRTYYGGGHAPTLRPNKKRLAAILSENSTIGWNSFEDRARKMIEEGQSVLIRGFGRSIYRQPRCPECMCKTQ from the exons ATGGGGAAGCAAGGATCCCCGAGAAGTCCACGTCCCGACGTGGTGAATGTGAAAGATTATCACACAAGAAGCTCAGAATGCTTGCCTGGTAGTGATCCTATCCTTGGGAGGAGATTGTCAGGAGGGGACAATAATTGGAAAACAAAAGTTGCCTTGCTTCATGATTTGAAACATGAGTATGGAAAGCTTGGTTCTTGCAAGGCAGTTTATGTTGGGAAAAGGCATTTGTGGTTCCGTAAGCATGTTAAgtcaattgtttttatgtttgcaTTGATGGGGTCTCTTTTTCTGCTTGATTCTTTCATGGTGTCACTTTTTGATTCGATAAATCTTCAAAATAGTTCACCCTCAAGGACATCAAGTGATCTTAAG GGAGGTAGAACTGCCTATGCCAATGAAGAAGAACCACCAGTCCAGATGTATAGTCGTCTCCAAAACTTGGCTTACAGTGCCCTATCAGAG AAAGAGTTAAAGCAAGAGCCCTCAAATTTCTGGGAGGAACCATGGAAGGCATCTTTATGGAAACCATGTGCAGATAGAAAAGAATCAGAGAAATCAG GGCAACCTGACAAAAGCAATGGATACATAATGGTCAGTGCAAATGGTGGTCTCAATCAACAAAGAGTAGCT ATATGCAATGCCGTTGCCTTGGCATCTTTACTTAATGCAACCCTAGTTCTTCCCAGATTTCTTTACAGCAATGTATGGAAAGATCCGAG CCAATTCGGTGATATCTATCAAGAGGAGTATTTTGTGAATGTCATGAAGGATGAAGTGAATCTCGTAAAGGATCTTCCTTCTCATTTGAAGTCGCTAGATATTGAAGCAATCGGTAGCCTA ATAACTGATGCGGACATTGTGAAGGAGGCAAAGCCCATTGATTACCTTACAAAGGTACTTCCTCTCCTGCTGCAGAATGGAGTTGTCCACCTTCTTGGATTCGGAAATCGGCTTGGATTTGATCCATTACCTTCTAGACTTCAG AAATTAAGGTGCAAATGTAACTTCCATGCATTGAAGTTTGTGCCAAAAATCCAAGAAGCTGGTTCACTGTTGATCAGAAGGATAAGGAAGTATGATACTGCACAGAGGATGTTGGATAAACAACTTGTTGGAGAGTTTCTGCCTGGCAGTCCCTCAAAAAAACATGATTCAGAAAGAGGTCCATCCAAATATCTTGCTTTACACTTGAGGTTTGAAGTGGATATGATTGCCTACTCCTTGTGTGATTTTGGAGGAGGGGAGAAGGAGAAAAGGGAACTCCAAGCCTACAGAGAAAGTCATTTCCCTCTGCTCATTGAACGCTTGAAACATTCCAA GCCCATCTCTTCATCAGAGTTGAGAAACTTAGGGAGATGTCCATTAACACCTGAAGAGGCCGCACTTGTACTTGCTGGTCTTGGATTCAAACGTGGAACTTACATTTATCTTGCTAGTTCTCGTATATATGGGGGGGAATCTAGGATGCATTCATTTACGAGCCTCTATCCCAACTTAGTCACAAAGGAAACTCTCCTGACACCTAGTGAGCTTGCACCTTTTCGGAATTTCTCTTCACAG CTAGCAGCATTGGATTTTATCGCCTGTGCAACTGCAGATGTCTTTGCCATGACTGATTCTGGGAGCCAACTCTCATCCCTAGTATCTGGATTCCGCACTTACTATGGTGGTGGCCATGCCCCTACCCTGCGGCCTAACAAGAAAAGGCTAGCAGCAATTTTGTCAGAGAATAGCACCATAGGTTGGAATAGTTTTGAAGATAGAGCAAGAAAGATGATCGAGGAAGGTCAGAGTGTTTTGATACGGGGTTTTGGTCGAAGTATTTATAGACAACCGAGGTGTCCAGAGTGCATGTGTAAAACCCAGTAG
- the LOC7472295 gene encoding O-fucosyltransferase 8 isoform X4: protein MYSRLQNLAYSALSEKELKQEPSNFWEEPWKASLWKPCADRKESEKSGQPDKSNGYIMVSANGGLNQQRVAICNAVALASLLNATLVLPRFLYSNVWKDPSQFGDIYQEEYFVNVMKDEVNLVKDLPSHLKSLDIEAIGSLITDADIVKEAKPIDYLTKVLPLLLQNGVVHLLGFGNRLGFDPLPSRLQKLRCKCNFHALKFVPKIQEAGSLLIRRIRKYDTAQRMLDKQLVGEFLPGSPSKKHDSERGPSKYLALHLRFEVDMIAYSLCDFGGGEKEKRELQAYRESHFPLLIERLKHSKPISSSELRNLGRCPLTPEEAALVLAGLGFKRGTYIYLASSRIYGGESRMHSFTSLYPNLVTKETLLTPSELAPFRNFSSQLAALDFIACATADVFAMTDSGSQLSSLVSGFRTYYGGGHAPTLRPNKKRLAAILSENSTIGWNSFEDRARKMIEEGQSVLIRGFGRSIYRQPRCPECMCKTQ, encoded by the exons ATGTATAGTCGTCTCCAAAACTTGGCTTACAGTGCCCTATCAGAG AAAGAGTTAAAGCAAGAGCCCTCAAATTTCTGGGAGGAACCATGGAAGGCATCTTTATGGAAACCATGTGCAGATAGAAAAGAATCAGAGAAATCAG GGCAACCTGACAAAAGCAATGGATACATAATGGTCAGTGCAAATGGTGGTCTCAATCAACAAAGAGTAGCT ATATGCAATGCCGTTGCCTTGGCATCTTTACTTAATGCAACCCTAGTTCTTCCCAGATTTCTTTACAGCAATGTATGGAAAGATCCGAG CCAATTCGGTGATATCTATCAAGAGGAGTATTTTGTGAATGTCATGAAGGATGAAGTGAATCTCGTAAAGGATCTTCCTTCTCATTTGAAGTCGCTAGATATTGAAGCAATCGGTAGCCTA ATAACTGATGCGGACATTGTGAAGGAGGCAAAGCCCATTGATTACCTTACAAAGGTACTTCCTCTCCTGCTGCAGAATGGAGTTGTCCACCTTCTTGGATTCGGAAATCGGCTTGGATTTGATCCATTACCTTCTAGACTTCAG AAATTAAGGTGCAAATGTAACTTCCATGCATTGAAGTTTGTGCCAAAAATCCAAGAAGCTGGTTCACTGTTGATCAGAAGGATAAGGAAGTATGATACTGCACAGAGGATGTTGGATAAACAACTTGTTGGAGAGTTTCTGCCTGGCAGTCCCTCAAAAAAACATGATTCAGAAAGAGGTCCATCCAAATATCTTGCTTTACACTTGAGGTTTGAAGTGGATATGATTGCCTACTCCTTGTGTGATTTTGGAGGAGGGGAGAAGGAGAAAAGGGAACTCCAAGCCTACAGAGAAAGTCATTTCCCTCTGCTCATTGAACGCTTGAAACATTCCAA GCCCATCTCTTCATCAGAGTTGAGAAACTTAGGGAGATGTCCATTAACACCTGAAGAGGCCGCACTTGTACTTGCTGGTCTTGGATTCAAACGTGGAACTTACATTTATCTTGCTAGTTCTCGTATATATGGGGGGGAATCTAGGATGCATTCATTTACGAGCCTCTATCCCAACTTAGTCACAAAGGAAACTCTCCTGACACCTAGTGAGCTTGCACCTTTTCGGAATTTCTCTTCACAG CTAGCAGCATTGGATTTTATCGCCTGTGCAACTGCAGATGTCTTTGCCATGACTGATTCTGGGAGCCAACTCTCATCCCTAGTATCTGGATTCCGCACTTACTATGGTGGTGGCCATGCCCCTACCCTGCGGCCTAACAAGAAAAGGCTAGCAGCAATTTTGTCAGAGAATAGCACCATAGGTTGGAATAGTTTTGAAGATAGAGCAAGAAAGATGATCGAGGAAGGTCAGAGTGTTTTGATACGGGGTTTTGGTCGAAGTATTTATAGACAACCGAGGTGTCCAGAGTGCATGTGTAAAACCCAGTAG
- the LOC7472295 gene encoding O-fucosyltransferase 8 isoform X3 codes for MGKQGSPRSPRPDVVNVKDYHTRSSECLPGSDPILGRRLSGGDNNWKTKVALLHDLKHEYGKLGSCKAVYVGKRHLWFRKHVKSIVFMFALMGSLFLLDSFMVSLFDSINLQNSSPSRTSSDLKGGRTAYANEEEPPVQMYSRLQNLAYSALSEKELKQEPSNFWEEPWKASLWKPCADRKESEKSGQPDKSNGYIMVSANGGLNQQRVAICNAVALASLLNATLVLPRFLYSNVWKDPSQFGDIYQEEYFVNVMKDEVNLVKDLPSHLKSLDIEAIGSLITDADIVKEAKPIDYLTKVLPLLLQNGVVHLLGFGNRLGFDPLPSRLQKLRCKCNFHALKFVPKIQEAGSLLIRRIRKYDTAQRMLDKQLVGEFLPGSPSKKHDSERGPSKYLALHLRFEVDMIAYSLCDFGGGEKEKRELQAYRESHFPLLIERLKHSKPISSSELRNLGRCPLTPEEAALVLAGLGFKRGTYIYLASSRIYGGESRMHSFTSLYPNLVTKETLLTPSELAPFRNFSSQRTALVAASSIGFYRLCNCRCLCHD; via the exons ATGGGGAAGCAAGGATCCCCGAGAAGTCCACGTCCCGACGTGGTGAATGTGAAAGATTATCACACAAGAAGCTCAGAATGCTTGCCTGGTAGTGATCCTATCCTTGGGAGGAGATTGTCAGGAGGGGACAATAATTGGAAAACAAAAGTTGCCTTGCTTCATGATTTGAAACATGAGTATGGAAAGCTTGGTTCTTGCAAGGCAGTTTATGTTGGGAAAAGGCATTTGTGGTTCCGTAAGCATGTTAAgtcaattgtttttatgtttgcaTTGATGGGGTCTCTTTTTCTGCTTGATTCTTTCATGGTGTCACTTTTTGATTCGATAAATCTTCAAAATAGTTCACCCTCAAGGACATCAAGTGATCTTAAG GGAGGTAGAACTGCCTATGCCAATGAAGAAGAACCACCAGTCCAGATGTATAGTCGTCTCCAAAACTTGGCTTACAGTGCCCTATCAGAG AAAGAGTTAAAGCAAGAGCCCTCAAATTTCTGGGAGGAACCATGGAAGGCATCTTTATGGAAACCATGTGCAGATAGAAAAGAATCAGAGAAATCAG GGCAACCTGACAAAAGCAATGGATACATAATGGTCAGTGCAAATGGTGGTCTCAATCAACAAAGAGTAGCT ATATGCAATGCCGTTGCCTTGGCATCTTTACTTAATGCAACCCTAGTTCTTCCCAGATTTCTTTACAGCAATGTATGGAAAGATCCGAG CCAATTCGGTGATATCTATCAAGAGGAGTATTTTGTGAATGTCATGAAGGATGAAGTGAATCTCGTAAAGGATCTTCCTTCTCATTTGAAGTCGCTAGATATTGAAGCAATCGGTAGCCTA ATAACTGATGCGGACATTGTGAAGGAGGCAAAGCCCATTGATTACCTTACAAAGGTACTTCCTCTCCTGCTGCAGAATGGAGTTGTCCACCTTCTTGGATTCGGAAATCGGCTTGGATTTGATCCATTACCTTCTAGACTTCAG AAATTAAGGTGCAAATGTAACTTCCATGCATTGAAGTTTGTGCCAAAAATCCAAGAAGCTGGTTCACTGTTGATCAGAAGGATAAGGAAGTATGATACTGCACAGAGGATGTTGGATAAACAACTTGTTGGAGAGTTTCTGCCTGGCAGTCCCTCAAAAAAACATGATTCAGAAAGAGGTCCATCCAAATATCTTGCTTTACACTTGAGGTTTGAAGTGGATATGATTGCCTACTCCTTGTGTGATTTTGGAGGAGGGGAGAAGGAGAAAAGGGAACTCCAAGCCTACAGAGAAAGTCATTTCCCTCTGCTCATTGAACGCTTGAAACATTCCAA GCCCATCTCTTCATCAGAGTTGAGAAACTTAGGGAGATGTCCATTAACACCTGAAGAGGCCGCACTTGTACTTGCTGGTCTTGGATTCAAACGTGGAACTTACATTTATCTTGCTAGTTCTCGTATATATGGGGGGGAATCTAGGATGCATTCATTTACGAGCCTCTATCCCAACTTAGTCACAAAGGAAACTCTCCTGACACCTAGTGAGCTTGCACCTTTTCGGAATTTCTCTTCACAG agaacTGCTTTGGTTGCAGCTAGCAGCATTGGATTTTATCGCCTGTGCAACTGCAGATGTCTTTGCCATGACTGA
- the LOC7472295 gene encoding O-fucosyltransferase 8 isoform X2 — MGKQGSPRSPRPDVVNVKDYHTRSSECLPGSDPILGRRLSGGDNNWKTKVALLHDLKHEYGKLGSCKAVYVGKRHLWFRKHVKSIVFMFALMGSLFLLDSFMVSLFDSINLQNSSPSRTSSDLKGGRTAYANEEEPPVQMYSRLQNLAYSALSEKELKQEPSNFWEEPWKASLWKPCADRKESEKSGQPDKSNGYIMVSANGGLNQQRVAICNAVALASLLNATLVLPRFLYSNVWKDPSQFGDIYQEEYFVNVMKDEVNLITDADIVKEAKPIDYLTKVLPLLLQNGVVHLLGFGNRLGFDPLPSRLQKLRCKCNFHALKFVPKIQEAGSLLIRRIRKYDTAQRMLDKQLVGEFLPGSPSKKHDSERGPSKYLALHLRFEVDMIAYSLCDFGGGEKEKRELQAYRESHFPLLIERLKHSKPISSSELRNLGRCPLTPEEAALVLAGLGFKRGTYIYLASSRIYGGESRMHSFTSLYPNLVTKETLLTPSELAPFRNFSSQLAALDFIACATADVFAMTDSGSQLSSLVSGFRTYYGGGHAPTLRPNKKRLAAILSENSTIGWNSFEDRARKMIEEGQSVLIRGFGRSIYRQPRCPECMCKTQ; from the exons ATGGGGAAGCAAGGATCCCCGAGAAGTCCACGTCCCGACGTGGTGAATGTGAAAGATTATCACACAAGAAGCTCAGAATGCTTGCCTGGTAGTGATCCTATCCTTGGGAGGAGATTGTCAGGAGGGGACAATAATTGGAAAACAAAAGTTGCCTTGCTTCATGATTTGAAACATGAGTATGGAAAGCTTGGTTCTTGCAAGGCAGTTTATGTTGGGAAAAGGCATTTGTGGTTCCGTAAGCATGTTAAgtcaattgtttttatgtttgcaTTGATGGGGTCTCTTTTTCTGCTTGATTCTTTCATGGTGTCACTTTTTGATTCGATAAATCTTCAAAATAGTTCACCCTCAAGGACATCAAGTGATCTTAAG GGAGGTAGAACTGCCTATGCCAATGAAGAAGAACCACCAGTCCAGATGTATAGTCGTCTCCAAAACTTGGCTTACAGTGCCCTATCAGAG AAAGAGTTAAAGCAAGAGCCCTCAAATTTCTGGGAGGAACCATGGAAGGCATCTTTATGGAAACCATGTGCAGATAGAAAAGAATCAGAGAAATCAG GGCAACCTGACAAAAGCAATGGATACATAATGGTCAGTGCAAATGGTGGTCTCAATCAACAAAGAGTAGCT ATATGCAATGCCGTTGCCTTGGCATCTTTACTTAATGCAACCCTAGTTCTTCCCAGATTTCTTTACAGCAATGTATGGAAAGATCCGAG CCAATTCGGTGATATCTATCAAGAGGAGTATTTTGTGAATGTCATGAAGGATGAAGTGAATCTC ATAACTGATGCGGACATTGTGAAGGAGGCAAAGCCCATTGATTACCTTACAAAGGTACTTCCTCTCCTGCTGCAGAATGGAGTTGTCCACCTTCTTGGATTCGGAAATCGGCTTGGATTTGATCCATTACCTTCTAGACTTCAG AAATTAAGGTGCAAATGTAACTTCCATGCATTGAAGTTTGTGCCAAAAATCCAAGAAGCTGGTTCACTGTTGATCAGAAGGATAAGGAAGTATGATACTGCACAGAGGATGTTGGATAAACAACTTGTTGGAGAGTTTCTGCCTGGCAGTCCCTCAAAAAAACATGATTCAGAAAGAGGTCCATCCAAATATCTTGCTTTACACTTGAGGTTTGAAGTGGATATGATTGCCTACTCCTTGTGTGATTTTGGAGGAGGGGAGAAGGAGAAAAGGGAACTCCAAGCCTACAGAGAAAGTCATTTCCCTCTGCTCATTGAACGCTTGAAACATTCCAA GCCCATCTCTTCATCAGAGTTGAGAAACTTAGGGAGATGTCCATTAACACCTGAAGAGGCCGCACTTGTACTTGCTGGTCTTGGATTCAAACGTGGAACTTACATTTATCTTGCTAGTTCTCGTATATATGGGGGGGAATCTAGGATGCATTCATTTACGAGCCTCTATCCCAACTTAGTCACAAAGGAAACTCTCCTGACACCTAGTGAGCTTGCACCTTTTCGGAATTTCTCTTCACAG CTAGCAGCATTGGATTTTATCGCCTGTGCAACTGCAGATGTCTTTGCCATGACTGATTCTGGGAGCCAACTCTCATCCCTAGTATCTGGATTCCGCACTTACTATGGTGGTGGCCATGCCCCTACCCTGCGGCCTAACAAGAAAAGGCTAGCAGCAATTTTGTCAGAGAATAGCACCATAGGTTGGAATAGTTTTGAAGATAGAGCAAGAAAGATGATCGAGGAAGGTCAGAGTGTTTTGATACGGGGTTTTGGTCGAAGTATTTATAGACAACCGAGGTGTCCAGAGTGCATGTGTAAAACCCAGTAG
- the LOC7472295 gene encoding O-fucosyltransferase 8 isoform X5, with the protein MVSANGGLNQQRVAICNAVALASLLNATLVLPRFLYSNVWKDPSQFGDIYQEEYFVNVMKDEVNLVKDLPSHLKSLDIEAIGSLITDADIVKEAKPIDYLTKVLPLLLQNGVVHLLGFGNRLGFDPLPSRLQKLRCKCNFHALKFVPKIQEAGSLLIRRIRKYDTAQRMLDKQLVGEFLPGSPSKKHDSERGPSKYLALHLRFEVDMIAYSLCDFGGGEKEKRELQAYRESHFPLLIERLKHSKPISSSELRNLGRCPLTPEEAALVLAGLGFKRGTYIYLASSRIYGGESRMHSFTSLYPNLVTKETLLTPSELAPFRNFSSQLAALDFIACATADVFAMTDSGSQLSSLVSGFRTYYGGGHAPTLRPNKKRLAAILSENSTIGWNSFEDRARKMIEEGQSVLIRGFGRSIYRQPRCPECMCKTQ; encoded by the exons ATGGTCAGTGCAAATGGTGGTCTCAATCAACAAAGAGTAGCT ATATGCAATGCCGTTGCCTTGGCATCTTTACTTAATGCAACCCTAGTTCTTCCCAGATTTCTTTACAGCAATGTATGGAAAGATCCGAG CCAATTCGGTGATATCTATCAAGAGGAGTATTTTGTGAATGTCATGAAGGATGAAGTGAATCTCGTAAAGGATCTTCCTTCTCATTTGAAGTCGCTAGATATTGAAGCAATCGGTAGCCTA ATAACTGATGCGGACATTGTGAAGGAGGCAAAGCCCATTGATTACCTTACAAAGGTACTTCCTCTCCTGCTGCAGAATGGAGTTGTCCACCTTCTTGGATTCGGAAATCGGCTTGGATTTGATCCATTACCTTCTAGACTTCAG AAATTAAGGTGCAAATGTAACTTCCATGCATTGAAGTTTGTGCCAAAAATCCAAGAAGCTGGTTCACTGTTGATCAGAAGGATAAGGAAGTATGATACTGCACAGAGGATGTTGGATAAACAACTTGTTGGAGAGTTTCTGCCTGGCAGTCCCTCAAAAAAACATGATTCAGAAAGAGGTCCATCCAAATATCTTGCTTTACACTTGAGGTTTGAAGTGGATATGATTGCCTACTCCTTGTGTGATTTTGGAGGAGGGGAGAAGGAGAAAAGGGAACTCCAAGCCTACAGAGAAAGTCATTTCCCTCTGCTCATTGAACGCTTGAAACATTCCAA GCCCATCTCTTCATCAGAGTTGAGAAACTTAGGGAGATGTCCATTAACACCTGAAGAGGCCGCACTTGTACTTGCTGGTCTTGGATTCAAACGTGGAACTTACATTTATCTTGCTAGTTCTCGTATATATGGGGGGGAATCTAGGATGCATTCATTTACGAGCCTCTATCCCAACTTAGTCACAAAGGAAACTCTCCTGACACCTAGTGAGCTTGCACCTTTTCGGAATTTCTCTTCACAG CTAGCAGCATTGGATTTTATCGCCTGTGCAACTGCAGATGTCTTTGCCATGACTGATTCTGGGAGCCAACTCTCATCCCTAGTATCTGGATTCCGCACTTACTATGGTGGTGGCCATGCCCCTACCCTGCGGCCTAACAAGAAAAGGCTAGCAGCAATTTTGTCAGAGAATAGCACCATAGGTTGGAATAGTTTTGAAGATAGAGCAAGAAAGATGATCGAGGAAGGTCAGAGTGTTTTGATACGGGGTTTTGGTCGAAGTATTTATAGACAACCGAGGTGTCCAGAGTGCATGTGTAAAACCCAGTAG